GCACGCGTGGTTACGCTGTGCAGTGGCCGACAGGATCAGGGCACCGGGCACTGCCCCTCGGGGCGCCCGAGCATCCGGATCAGAACAGATCGGTGGGGTTGAGCTGCCGGTGGCGCGCCGTCACCACGCGCCACTCGCCGTCCTGCTCCTTCTCGAAGGAGCCCTCGACGAGCCAGGCGTTCATCACGCTCTCCTGGGCGAGCTGCTCCAGCTCCTGCGCCTCCGAGCGAGCGAAGATGAAGCGCACGGAGAAGTCCCCCTTCGAGGCAGACACCTCCGTCACCTCCAGGCCGGTGTGGAAGATGCGGACCCACTGCCCCCGCAGCACCTGGGCCACGAGGATGCCCCTCACCTGGTCCCTGCTCCAGCCCTGGCCGGACTTGAAGCTCTCGGACACCCCCTCCATCAGCGCGCCCACGTCCTTCTCCTCGGCCGAGCGCGTCATCTGGACGATCTTCCGGGTGATGGCCTCCTGGACGGAGGGCTCCTCGCGCGGCCAGAGGGCCAGCACCAGGCCGCCGGCGAGCAGCCCCAGCACCAGCCCCACCACACGAGTGCGCGAGAGCGTCACCATCGCCGACTCAGGACGCCTTGGCCGCGTCCGCCTCGATCACCAGCTCGTCCGCGTCGATGATCTCCGCGGGGCGCAGGGCCTCGGCCGTCTGCTTCTGGCGCCGCTCCGAGAGCTGCTCCAGGTACGTCTGGATGGTGGGGTACTCCTTGGTCAGCTCGCCGAAGGCCGCGCGATCCAGGAAGGCGGTGGCCGTCTTGCGCGTGGACATCACCGTGGCCGTGGCGGGCACGCCCGTCAGCAGGGAGATCTCCCCGGCCACCTCGCCCTCGCGCAGCACGCCCAGGCTCACCACGCCGCCAGCGGGATCCTCCTTCTGCACCACCAGCTCGCCGGCCAGCACCAGGAAGAGGCCCGGCGCGGGCTCGCCCTCGGTGAGCGCCTTGTCGCGCGGCTGCAGCGCCTTGAAGGTGAAGCGCCCCAGCAGCGCGGCCCGCTCGGACTCGGGCAGCTGCTGGAACAGCGGCGAGGTGGCGATCATGTTGCGCGCCATGCGGTGCTGGGCGAACTCGGCCAGCACCTGCGGCACGGACGGGAAGGTGCGCGCCATGGCGTTGAGGTGCTCGCGGCGGATCTCGAACACCTCCGTGTCCACCACCGTCGTCACCGAGGCGGTGGGCGGGGTGCCGGTGATGAGCGACAGCTCGCCGAAGATGGAGCCGCCGCCCAGGCGGCCCAGCGCCTTGCGCTGCCCGTCCACCAGCCGCGACACCTCCGCCTTGCCGGCGACGATGACGTGCATGTGGTCACCCGCGTCGCCCTCCTGGCTGATCACCGTGTTCGCGGGCACGCTCTTCCACGTCATCCGCTGCACGAGATCCAGGAAGGCGTCACGCTCCAGATCGGCGAAGAGCGGCAGCGGCGGGCGGCTGTTCGGATCGGCCACGCCGCCGGGGTCCGGGGCGGCCAGCACCTCGAGGACGCGGGCGGTCAGCTCCTCGCCCATCAGCTCCATGAGGTCCGTCTCCACCTTGCCGTCGAAGAGCGGATCCGGGGGCAGCGGCGGGGGCACGGAGGCGCGGCCCGGGGCGCTGCGCGCGGCGCGAGCGTGGATGCGCTCCAGGGTGTCCCTCAGCCGGCGCTCCTGGGGCGCCAGCTCCAGCGCCAGCTTGCAGGCGGCCATGGCGGACAGCAGGTAGTCGCGCCGCAGCAGGCCCTCCGCGCAGGCGTGGTACGCCGTCACCGCGCGCTCGCGCTCTCCCAGCTCGGCCAGGCAGCGCGCCGCGAGCATCCGCGAGCGGTGATCCGAGGGCCTGCGACGGACGGACTCAGCGAACACGGCCAGGCCGCGCTCGAACTGGCGCTCCTCGAGCAGATCCATCCCCAGCTCTCGCAGCGATTCACTCATTCCAGCTTCTCCCCGACGGTGGTGCCACAGTGGCTATCAGTGGCCGGCACCTTAGCTCACCCCCGGGGCGTCACGGGTTGAGTTCTCTCAGGTGGATCTGCGCCTTGTCCCGCAGCTCGGAGCCTTCCGGCGCGGTGTCGATGACAATCCTGAATTTTTCCGCTGCGGACCGAGGATCGCGATCCTTCTCGACGTAGGCGCGCTGGTAGAGCTCCTCCACCTTGCCCTCGAGGCTGGCCATGCCGTCGCGAGCGCGCTGCTCGTCGGGGTTGAGGCGCAGCGCCTCGCGGAAGTTGCGGCTGGCGCTGGCCACGTCGTTGCGGGCCAGGGCGGCCTTGCCGGCGCGCACCGAGGCCTCGGCGAGCTTCTCGTGGATGGTGTCCAGCAGGGCGCCCTGGAAGCCGATCTGCTTGTAGAGCTCCTCGGACTTCTGCAGCGGCCGGACGGCCGTCTCCAGCGAGTTGGACTGGACCTTGCGCATCGCGTCCACGAAGTAGCGGGCGAACTGGGGGATGAGGCGCTTGAGGTTGCGGGCGCGGGTGCGGATCTCCTCGTCGCCCTTGTGAGCCTCGATGACGCGATCGCACTCGAGCACCGCGCGCTCGTACTCACCGTTCTCGAACTTGCGCTCCACCGCGTCGAAGGCCTCGGCGATGAACTCGGCGCGCTTCTCCGCGGCCCGCTTGGCGGCCGCCGCCTTGTTGTTGCGGTTCAGCCGGACCTCGTCCTCGGCCTCCTTGGCCAGGAGCTTCTCCAGATCCTCCACCTTCGTGCGGTAGAGGGGCTGGGCGTTGGACGGCAGCTTGGGGATGACGGCGCGCACGCCCTCCACGTCCCGGGCCTCGAGCAGCTCGTCCGCCTGCTTCGTGTAGAAGGTGCCCTCGGCCTCCTTCAGCTCCTTGTCGAGCTTGTTGCGCTCCTCGTCGCTCTTGGCGGTGGTGCCCGCGGGGGCCGTGTCCAGCTTGCGGCGCGCCTCCTCGTAGTTGCCCTCGGCCATCAGCGCGCGCACCGCCTGGAAGGCCTCGATGACGGTGGCCTCGGCCTGGGCCGCCTTGGCCAGGCCCTCCTCGTCGATGCCCGGCTTGAGCTTCTCCGCCTCGTCGATGAGCTTGACGGCCTGCGCGTACTCACCCTCGCGGATGGCCGTGCGCGCCGCCTGCATCTTCGTGGTGGCCAGCGTCTCCTTGGGATCGGGCGGCGGAGGCGGAGGCGGCTCCTTCTTGCCCATGACGATGATCATCACCACCACCAGCACCACCACCGCCACGCCCGCGCCGCCGAAGATGAGGACCTTGTTCTCGCCCAGGGCGTTCCTGGCGCGCCGCGTGGGCACCGGCCGCAGGCTGTCGACGGAGCGGACCTGGGTGCCCTCCTGGAAGCGAGGATCATTCGGGTCCACGTCCGCCTTGTTGGCCGCGGTGGCATTGGCCAGCGCCGACTTCTTGGCCGCGGCCTCCTCCTCCTTCTTCTTGGCCTCCTCTTCCTTCTTCTTCTTCTCCTCGGCCTCCTTCGCCTCCTGCTCGGCGCGCATCTGCTTGACGGCTTCCAGCTCGTCCACGAAGCGCAGGAGCGTGCGGCCGATGGCGATCTCGTCGCCGTGCTTGAGGACCGCCTCCTCGATGCGCTCGTCGTTGACCTTGGTGCCGCTGGCCCCGCCGAGATCCCTCAGCAGCGTGCCGGTGTC
Above is a window of Hyalangium gracile DNA encoding:
- a CDS encoding cyclic nucleotide-binding domain-containing protein produces the protein MSESLRELGMDLLEERQFERGLAVFAESVRRRPSDHRSRMLAARCLAELGERERAVTAYHACAEGLLRRDYLLSAMAACKLALELAPQERRLRDTLERIHARAARSAPGRASVPPPLPPDPLFDGKVETDLMELMGEELTARVLEVLAAPDPGGVADPNSRPPLPLFADLERDAFLDLVQRMTWKSVPANTVISQEGDAGDHMHVIVAGKAEVSRLVDGQRKALGRLGGGSIFGELSLITGTPPTASVTTVVDTEVFEIRREHLNAMARTFPSVPQVLAEFAQHRMARNMIATSPLFQQLPESERAALLGRFTFKALQPRDKALTEGEPAPGLFLVLAGELVVQKEDPAGGVVSLGVLREGEVAGEISLLTGVPATATVMSTRKTATAFLDRAAFGELTKEYPTIQTYLEQLSERRQKQTAEALRPAEIIDADELVIEADAAKAS
- a CDS encoding FHA domain-containing protein; translated protein: MKDPVEEEYHTSNHFPGEEGADDPSEGTPVGDDPRVVSKEMRALEDEEPEEDDDNPDATRTGPPISIHVLEGPDAGKKKRFKTVRMVVGRGKDVDLRLTDQSVSRRHLELIHGDTGTLLRDLGGASGTKVNDERIEEAVLKHGDEIAIGRTLLRFVDELEAVKQMRAEQEAKEAEEKKKKEEEAKKKEEEAAAKKSALANATAANKADVDPNDPRFQEGTQVRSVDSLRPVPTRRARNALGENKVLIFGGAGVAVVVLVVVMIIVMGKKEPPPPPPPDPKETLATTKMQAARTAIREGEYAQAVKLIDEAEKLKPGIDEEGLAKAAQAEATVIEAFQAVRALMAEGNYEEARRKLDTAPAGTTAKSDEERNKLDKELKEAEGTFYTKQADELLEARDVEGVRAVIPKLPSNAQPLYRTKVEDLEKLLAKEAEDEVRLNRNNKAAAAKRAAEKRAEFIAEAFDAVERKFENGEYERAVLECDRVIEAHKGDEEIRTRARNLKRLIPQFARYFVDAMRKVQSNSLETAVRPLQKSEELYKQIGFQGALLDTIHEKLAEASVRAGKAALARNDVASASRNFREALRLNPDEQRARDGMASLEGKVEELYQRAYVEKDRDPRSAAEKFRIVIDTAPEGSELRDKAQIHLRELNP